From Aegilops tauschii subsp. strangulata cultivar AL8/78 chromosome 5, Aet v6.0, whole genome shotgun sequence:
gatagcggtcgatgtgtggagtaatagtagtagatgcagaatcgtttcggtctacttgacacggacgtgatgcctatattgatgatcattgccttagatatcatcataactatacgcttttctatcaattgctcggtagtaatttgtttacccaccgtaatacatgctatcttgagagaagccactagtgaaacctatggccccctggtctctttcttattatattgcatctcttttatttacatcgcatctcgtttactattttgcaatctttactttccaatctatataacaaaaataccaaaaatatttatcttattatctttatcagatctcacttttgcgagtggccataaagggattgacaacccctttatcgcgttagttgtaaggttcttgattgtttgtgcaggtactaggtgacttgcgtgttgtctcctgctggattgataccttggttctcaaaaactgagggaaatacttacgctactttgctgcatcaccctttcctcttcaagggaaaaccaacgcatgcaaAAGAGGTAGcaacaaggttgcttcttcgtgaaCCCTTCGTGGGTCGAGCCCTCCATGGActtgcgcaaccgttacccttcgtgggttgaagtctccatcaacgtggatgtacgatagcaccacctatcggaaccacgccaaaaatcttcgtgtcttcattgcgtttgcacactccaatcccatccctttactttcttgcaactagCATGCTTTGCTCTTTCCGCTGcttatactcttgccatgcttgcttgaaatgtattgtgaatgcttaaacttgtgctaaaactccacctcaacttgaagaacttaaaaactTCTACTTTTGCTTCTAGAGACCTCTTCTTGATCATTTCACTTGAGAACTGtgtatcctccagccggttaggcgtcacgttctgaggatccaagagtcattgtggatcgccggtgaatggagtctgtgaaggtttggaagtctaccttgaagacttaccagagtgattgggcaaggactgggtgtccttagctgaaggggaataaggtgaagacgtggtcttctgagttcaatccTAGCCTCCCtgaccagacgtacagttgtcacagcaactagaACTAGTCTactaaatccttgtcttcaccaagctactggttctatcccCCACCTCCTTTACATTTCAGTTTGTCTTCCTGAAGTCATTGCTTGTTTGCCtgacctgtttgacttcactgttcgaagactattacctgtttggcttcatactgtcttccattcCGATTtgtactacctagctgctattagtcatCGTGCTTTCATTACaatgcttacttgactatggtcTGTCTAGAGTAGTTTATCTTCTGCTGCATATCATATAGGTTCCATTTAATTGTTTAtcttcaaagacctcgtgttttgaagactttcataaaaatcgcctattcaccccccctctagtcaataactagcactttcaatgattttcatgagaatCCCTTTTTCGTGGACTATGAAACGTGGATGGCCGCCATCTCCCAAGCCAATATTTCACAGGAACATAACCTTATGCAGCAACATGAAGAAAATATCGTTGAGCCACGGAAAGAACGTTTGGAAAATAATGAGACAGAGGAACACTATGATGAAGGATGGAATGGCCACTGTGTGGAAACTCCCACCAATGGTAAATTTGTAGACATAATTAATGTGCAGCTTGATGAAAATGATGAAGGTCAGGACTTATCTGTAGCTCCTCATCCTCTTGATTATAAAGATATTGTGAAGTTGTAGCCACAACCTTTCAGGCATCTCCACTTATCTCGGTTCATCGGTACTCGCCCAAGACTGAGTTTTACCTATATGATGGCGATGCACCTCAAGCGAGTGTGCCTCCGACCGAGCACTGCTATGAGGTGATCCAAAGCCCGGTCGTAGGTAGGTCTCACACTCGGGGTTGATATCCCTTGAGATCTGGGTGGATGGCCTTACGGAGCACCGAAGCCTAGCTATATGCTATCCACCAAAGAACCTAAGGAGCTCACATCCAACACGCTGGGAGCCGATTCGTGCTCCTCCATTGTAGTATCCTCTGACATAATCATGAAAAAAGAATACGGGCTTGTTGCCCATCacgagggcccaaacctgggtaagatttgTGTCTTGTGTCTATCAGGCCACCTAATGTTACGTGCCAATACCAAAGAAATCTACGTGCGGCTATCATAGTGTTGTGAGGTGCTTTCTGAAATACACTCGACATTACCCCCTCCTCCTTTCCTCTTGTTACATATGTTCTTATCCACCATTAATATTGTCATGATAATTTAGAGATGACCTAGTCTCCATGGTACCTTAATATCCTTTGTTGTCGAACTCTGAATTCCCCTCTTTGACGTTTGTTGGCCATGATGCTTGTTGAGCCTAATTTACCAATGGGCCCTTTTGCTTATATATGAAAGCTTATACTGATCTCTCTATTGCACGCATCTTCCGTCAGGATATTTGTGAGTACCTGCCTGCTCTTCCTTTCTTCATTCTTGCTTATGTTTTTATACACCTCAAACATTGTCACAATCATTTAGTGACGATCCAAACTTATTGGCTCACATGACCTCTCTCTACGACAACGTCCTACCGTTACTATTACCCTCAATTCTACCTTCAGTTTTTATTGTTATTACCCCCCCCCCTTCTCATCGTCTTGTCAATACCTTGCACCGCTGAACTCCCCAACATTTTTTGACTACCGCAAGCTGCACAATTCGAGGCAAACGTGCATCCGTGCTACCAACTCGAGATGTGCCCCCTGCTAGCGCCTCCAATACTATCGCCAACCATGCTCATCGTCGCCGCTATATCCATTCATTCGACCACCGCTCTGATACATGACCACGACATCGCTGGTCTTCTGATGGTCCGGAGCGGAAGATCTTCAGATCTAGCATTCGCCAAACAAATAATTATATATGGAAGGCGCAACGAGTAAGGGATGGGAAGGTGGTTATCATCGATTCGAAAGTTCTACCTTTGCCAGATCGACTGGTTAGGTAACTCGTCTCATGTCTTCCTTCAATTAATCTAATGTTTCTTTTTGGTAAAAAAATCCTTCGGTGAATGGCGTTTCTTATAATTGTGTTCACGTGTTTCTTTTTGAGTAAAATTGGACTTCACATGTTTTTAATAAATCCATTTTTTTTTGCGGGTAGACAAATCCATTGACCTAATGCAAACTTTTTGCAATATAACAAATGATCTGTTCTTTTAAACATCATGCTTAATGTTGGCTTTCATGGTAAAAGCCGCATAGATTCGTGTATATAATAGAGGGACTGGGCGTTTTCCTTTTAATTCTTTGAAGTCCATTGATAGAGTGATTTATTTTCTTTGTGAGACCAGAGTGTTTTTTTTTTTACGATCAGTAACGAGGCAAAAACAGCAGCATAGAACTATTCCCAGCACTCGAGCCAGATAGAGTCATAGAGACTACAAGTTTTTAAAACCATCTCAACACAGGACTGACAAGACGAGACACACGCGTCAAACGCAAAAACAAACCCACACAGGCGCCTAAATACTAGTGTAAGTGAGCTCGCAAGTAGAAGTCCAGCTTGTCCCTCCCTCCGCCGAGTTTATTTACTCCCTCCAGGCTATCCTCAGGAGCTCATCTCTACTTTTGTCGAGGACCTCTAGCTGAAGCTTCATCGCCTTCACTTGTTCTTCAAAGTAGAGAATCAACCACTGATGTAGCAGTCGACTTATCTTTCCCGCGATAATCCGGGTATCCCTCCAGATAGTTCCCTGAAAGCACAAATCATTCCGAGTTGTCCATAAGCTCCAAATGGTAGCAACAGCAACGGTACCTATAATGCAATTTTTATTGTTACAGTCCCACAAGAAAGACACATCAGCAATATGTTCAGGAACTGGAAAATCAAACACCTCAGCTGTAGTTACCAAaatatttctcttttttttttgctaAACCCAAATGTTTCTCACCGCAATACAGCTACATAGCAAATGATCAACCGTCTCTGTATCACCACAAAGTAAACATGAAGCATCCTCTACATTTTGTCTTTCACTAAGATTGTCTCTGGTCAAAATCTTATTGtgcacccgcaaaaaaaaaatctTATTGTGAACAGCTAACCATGCAAAGCCCAAATACCTATGAGTGTCTTTTTTTTTCTTGTTGAGAGAAAGAGTGCGTTTCTTACTTGACCATTCAAAGAGTGCCTGATTTGGACAATACATGTACTGTTCGTATGCCCCTCCAAACGCATCACTGCACCTACACCGTGGTACACTTTAGCTACGCTGCGTGTGCATCGGGTCCAACCTATGCACAGCCCAACAATCAAAGGCCAGTAATCTAAGTACGGGCATAACATCAGAGCACATTTACACCGTCCAGTTTTTATGCGTAACACGCCCGAGAACGCGGATCAGACGGCTCAGGCCGGGGCATCGGGATCAGGAGGAGCGTCTCGGCCGTATCTCCGCCTTCCAACCACCATGGCATCAGCTGAGTAATGGCCAAATTTATTTCACTCCATCCTCCGTTAGCCCGTTTCATATCATCACACTTCTGACCTTGGTCACTAGAGGCCAGGCCCGGCTCCCTGTATCCGTCCATCCCTAGGTAGAGCCTCCAGATTAGCGTTGCAGCCCTATGCCGGATCCCCCCTATGCCAGCATCCAAAACGTGGCCTCTGCTAGGGACTTGGCCACTGTACGCTTGTACTGTCATCACGTATATCACTCCGTCTCCTCTTGCAGTTGCATGCATCACTGATAATTCGTACTAGTACTCATCTTAAACAAACTAATGCGTACTGTACTAGCTAAGTGTATACCTCTTCGTATCATCTTTCATCAATGCTACTATATTTTGTACTCTTTGGAAACCAACTAATGGATCCTATTTACTACTCTTCTTGCATCAATACGCATTTGTATCTTGAGAAACTAATAACTAATGCGTCCTAGCTATAGTGCATATCTCTCCGTCTCATCTTCCGGCATTGCTGACAGATATGTACGAATTTTGTATATAATGTTGAGAAATTAATACTTCGTAGCTAGCAGATGACAACCGTATATACAGCCGCATGGCACCGCCCAAGACGTGGCCTTGGAGCCTTGCCGCTGTACACGCTTGTACCGTAGCGTATATCTCTCTACTACCTCTTTTGTATCTTTAGAAACAAATTAATGTGTTCTAGCTAGTAGATAGATATATCAGAGTTCAGAGATAAACGCTTGTTGCAATTACAAATCTCCAAATTATCTCTGAACTTTACACCCATATGTGGCACGGCCCAAGACGTGGCCTCCTGCATGCAGGCTCGCCGCTGTACACTTGTAGCGTTGCGTATATCGCTCCACCATCTATTGCATCATCGCTGATGAATACGCCCTTGTATCTTTAGCAACCGGTAATGCGTTCTAGCTAGAAGATGACAACCGCGCGTATAGATGGATAGGAGATAAAGATAATGCGTATTTGTAACTGACAGATGCAGTCATGGCACGGTTTGGTACGTAGCGTTGACGCTTGAGCCACACATCTGGACGACTGGGCGTGACACAGCCCGAGGCGGTGCGCGTCGTCACCTTCTTAGCTCCAACAAACCTCCGCGCGTCTTCTTTTGTTTAGTTCACCGGAGCGTGATCCAATATCTCTCCGAGGTCTTTGAAAAATCCCTCCACTCACCAACTACACGGTTAATTAATGATTACGGTCATAAGAAATTCGAAGTCATCTGGCGTAGTACAAAATCTTCATGCCCTCTTTGACAGCTGCTTAGATATTTTAGTTAGTACTAAGCTACATGCATGATTGACCTTCTCCCCCAATGTTACATTGGGAAATTTGCTCTTAATGGTACCTAGTGTTATGGTTTGCTATCGCTTGGCACCAATTGGTGGCAACTGATAAATAAAAAGATCTTTTCTTGATTAGTCATTGCGGTATGGTGTGACGATTCTTTTCAAAGCGAGAACAATTACTTTACGTATAACGTTCTTATGATTTTGAGGTTTTGCTTCATTAACTACAGCTAACAAAAATGATTTAAGCGACTATTGACTGTTCGAGCATAAACATGACAGCTAAAATTAAGAGCACTTGCATTGTCCTTTCAAGATCTTCTAGCCGGAGGGAACAAAATTATATAGGGTTAAGTAGGCGAGAATTGCTTTAATTAGGTTGTACTAGCAAAAGAGCATGTGCGTTGCAACCGGAGAAGAAAATACCGCACGGCCCTAATTAACCCAATAACCATGACTAAGATCCCAATAGGTCTTGCCGAGGCGTCTCTCTCGGCATAAGATGACAAATCTACTTTTTTGCATGCAAGATTTTTTCGAGGAGTACATGCACGGTTATCGATAGTTTTTTCATATCCAATTTGGCTTTGATGAGGTGTTCATGGCAAACCCGGCCGGTGTCGGTACGAATGAAAGATGGATCGTGCGCTATGATTAAGGTTGCAGCCTAAATagcatttaaaaaatatttaacAGGTAAAATAACACAATTTCCATATTCTacacatttttctaatcaaatttcatatataacatgttaaaattGGAGTATGGTTTGAAAGATATGGATATTTTAAAAAGGTATTGTATGTTCTAGATGGACCATGGACCGCAGGTTGATTTTTGAAACGGCGCGGGGGGTGGGGGGTTCGCTAAAAAGCAAAAATGTTTCGTTTTCTGCCACTTAATGGTGGAGTGTGGGTTATTTACCAGAAAAGGGAGCGAGGTTATGCAAAACAGTAAAAAGGTTCGTTTTCGCACTTAAACATGGATGGCGGGTTAATTACCTGAAAACACAGGGAGTTTCTGTAAAAATGCTGATGGTAAACAGGCAAAAGCAATCTGtactttattagtaggtatagattggTAAAAAAATAACATGTCATTTTGAATGTCTACGGTTGTCATCTACTAGGCAGGACCCATTGGTTTCGGAAAAAAACTCCTTACGTCTTGTTCACTCCCGCGAGTGGCAGGGCGACCCTAGCACCGCTGGCTCCCGTCCTCCCCTACCTTCTCTCCTTTCCCTTGCCGGCGCTGGAGGGCACCGTAGGCCAAGCCCGATTAGCGCCAGTGGCAGCGGGGCCATGTCTCCTCGTTGTTGGGTGCCCTGCAGCGTGGGATGTGGCGGTTAGGCGATGGCGAGGCGGCGATGACGCGCTCGGCCAAGCTGGTGGCGCGCTCGGGTGGGGAAGCTGCGGCGGCTGCATGGGACCTCATGTGCTCGGTCGGCCCCGTGGTGGCTAGGCGCGTGGAGGCGGGTCTGCTGGTGGCGGCGCGCGTCGTCGGATGACCGGGCGCGGGCCACGGTGGGCGTGGGTGGCGGTCTTCCTCGAGGTGGTGGAGGTGACGACCGCACCCTAGGGGCGTGGGGAGTGCTTGCAGCTATGGCTTTGCCCATATCTGGATTGAGAAGACGTGTCGATGGGTCTTGCGCGATAACGACCTCGGGTGGCGCGGCACATGACATGGCTTTATGGTGGTGGTTGCCTGCACAGACTACGGCATCCACAGGTGTGGCGGATCAACGGTTAGGTTGTCATGGGCCTCGTGGGCTGGGCCAGTTCCGGCCCGTGTCGGCACGCCGCTCTAGTGACCTATCTTCTAGGGCTTCCCTGACGATAATGTCGGCTGACCTCAAGGATCCGCGCCCTGGGATGTTATGGGGTTGGGTTTTCTGTGCGTTAACCGATATCGGATGTCCAGTCATGACCGAAGATGGTTCCACTTTGTTACTGTCTGTGTCTTGGTGTGGACGCTTGTTGCTTCAGTGTCACTAGTGTGTCCGTCTTGGATGCAGGGTGGTGCCCCTTGATGGTCAGGCTACACACTTGGCCCTGTGGCGAGCAGTGCGTCAGTGGTGGTGAATCCTTCCCTTGGCTACGAGGGTAGCGAGGGGAGGAGTGGCGGGTGATCCTGGCATTATCATGGCTGGTGGCTCCCTCGTATGGATCTAGATGTCTCTTGCTGGAAATGTGGCCCCCTTCCCGGGTTGGGTCGGTTCTGGTGGTACCTCGGGTGGCTTTGGCGACGATCTGAATGAAAGCTCTGCGCTTTTGGTGGCGGTGGCGGTGATACCTGCATGCGTCACTTACCTCTTGGGGTCGTCGTCGTGGGTTCCTTCTCCATGGCAGGTTTCCAAGTGAAAATCCTAGCCCGCCGTTTCACGCTCAACGGGGATGGCACTCTGCATCCTTACCCTCTTGGGCGTCATCGGGGAACTCGGGTATCATCCGGTTGTAGTCGATGCCTCCGGGTTACCTTGATCTTGGCATGAAGCTTCTTTGGCTTTGACGTAGAGTGGATTCTTTGGTCTCCTATGATTTTCATGGGTCCCCATAGTCACCGTCCTCGGTCCTCGCTATCTGTTGGCATGATCAAATCTCCACAGACAAGAGTGAGAGGACATACGCTTGGCCTCTCCGACAATAGCTTGGTGTGTTTAGTGCGTCGGGTCCGGTAGTTCTCTAAGGCGACGCAGTTTGATTTTTGTTCAGTAGTCTATGTCGCCTCTTTTTAGGTGTGGCGAGTCCTGTTTACATGCTTTTGTTTTATCTTTTGACTTGCTTGTATGGGGTTCTGTCCATCGCCTTGTATCGTTTTGGTCATTTGGGCTTTATATATAATGTAGGGTGGAAGCCTATTATCAGTAGGACGCTTAGGTTTCTCAAGATGTATACATAAATCGTATCCATAAATGGTGATGCAGGAGGACACAAAGAGATGTACACTGGGAACTAGGGCTAGTTAGTTTCTAAATATGCAAATCAGGAGTGATGCAAGTGGAGATGGAGAGACATAGTTAggatgcattggttagtttctaAAGATACAAATCAACAATTATAAAAACATATAGATCAAACATCGTGGTCAAGCAAAATTGATCGTCGTTGTGGTGTGATAATTTCTAATTAGTTTCTAAATATTTCGTCGTTATTGGATGACAAATAACTAGTATGCATTCTTTATTGATTCGCATCAATTTTAACAATATAAATAAAATTGTAACTAGTATGCATTCGTTAGCTTCTAAAGATAAGAATAAAAAATGATGCAATAGGAGATGGAGATATATGGTTAGGATGCATTGGTTAGATTCTAATTAAAGACACAAATCAGTGATGATGTGAGAGGAGATGGAGATGCGATTAGTTAGTCACTCACTAGTCACATGATTAATATTCTCCCATAGTGTTTCATTTTGACATTTGCTCTTAATGGTGACTTATTGCTCACTAATCGCATTCTTAATAGTATCCATGTAACCTAGTGTTATGATTTGTTGTTGCTTTGACACTATAATTGGTAGCAATTGATTAAAAAAATAGATTCACATATTTCTTCATTATTGAATGACAAATGCGTAACCCAAATAAATGGTCAAGCAAAATAGATTGTCATTGTGGCGTGATATTTTTTTGAAGAGAGAGACTATTGTTTTATTTATATGGTTAATATGATTTTGAGGTTTTTCTTTGATTATCCAAAAAAATACATGACTATTGACTATCCAAGCATAAAGATGACGACTAAAACTCAGAGCACTTGCATTGTCGTTTCAAGTTCTTTTCTAGCGGAAGGCAACAAAATTATAGCTGACAAAAAAATCAACATGCCCTTTAAGTATCCCATGATTCATATGGCAACTCTAGTTCAATGTTCAAGAAAAAACTTATGATGCATCATGATTTTGAGATTTTCTAATTAAGTTGGTGACCAAATGTTTTATGACATGTCATGTGTTTCGGACTATGTTATGTCATCAGTCTACGACAGAGGATAAATATCGTTTAAACATTCCTTTACCATGTATTAGACAATACAAATGATATTTCaaattcaagattagtaaaaattcCCATTGCATTTACATTATTATTATTTGATATGGCATGTCAAAAACATATTAGGCTAGGGTACATCTTGCGCATGCTTGATATTTATCATAGTTGGTGAGAATTAGTAAAAAATAATAATTTACATGTTCCGTATAAGAATATCAAGGGTTATAAGCAAAGTGTGACACTGCGGTTTGAGGTTTCTAAGAGCTAGATACATATGATTTATAGGTTTCTTGACTATCAAATGACACCACTGATTCTCAAGTTTGAAAGAATGTTCTACACATTTCTTGTGTGCCAAATTACACCGATAACAACCCAAATATAGGTTAATGATTCACAGGCATCTTGATTGTTTTACTAAACTGATGAAAACTATAATACTATCCTATTGTTTGCATGTTTGTAATGTTTGATGTTACCGAGAACAGCTCAATTCGGGATTTAAAGAAAAGTCCGCTTTGTTATGGAATCGAGATTTGCGATAAGCAATGATATTTTTTATGCTAGTTATTTCCACAATTGGTTGTTGTTTCTTGAAGTGGTGTATGAATTTTCTGGCTTAATCACATAGCTTAGATGGAGCATTAGGGGGCATTCGACATTGTGTTACTAGAGTTTACTATTGTTTATGGCAAATAATATTTTTGTTATGCGCTTAAGAATTATAGGCAAATATTGATGTTGTGCTTTTGAGGTCTTCAATCCTTGGATTGTTATCTGTGTACTATGGCTTTCAGATTTGCTATAGTTGGTAGAAGATAATAAAAATTGGTTTACAAGTTCATTGTACTCTCCAATGACACTAATGACACCTCAATCTTGAGTAATGGTTTATACATCTCTTGGTTGTATAATTATGTACATCAATAATAGCTCAAATGGCAGGTAACAATTTGCACGTTTCTTGATTCTATAATTACGTGATGACATCTCAAACCAGGGTAATGATTTACATGTTTCCTAATATCTGATTACACTAGTGACAACTCAAATACAGGATAACTATTAACATATTTCTTCATTTTTTGTGACACAAGCGACATCTCAAATCCATGGCTAAGCAAAATTGACACCACTTATATGGTGTCGATTTTTTTTAGCAACTCTAAATGTGCTATGCTAAATTAGATGTATTGAAATTAGCTATGCTCGATAATAGATGCTTAAAATGGGTTTCATGTGTGTCTCACATGATCACCGAGTGTTGCAAAAACTGAATTATGTTATTGCAATTTGTTACGCGTTGTGGCAAATATATTATGTATATACACGTATCCGCTTGAGACTGACATAAGTGGCGGTGATAATTGACCCCCATGGTTCTATCCCAAAATCGATGCCTGTGTTTTGGGATTTACAATTGTTTGGTAAGAATGCATTATTTGTGTTATTATGGTTTTAACATTCGCTATTGCTCGTAACTTTTGGTGAGAACAGTTTACACGTTTTCTTACTTGATCACATAAGTAGCAACTTCAAATCAAAGGTTCAGGGGAGAAACCGCATTGTGTTTTCCAGATTAGTTGTGCCCAGTGATAATGTGCTTCCTCACGTTATTGCATGGTGATATTTGTGGTTGGTGAAAATCGTTAAACGTGGCTGACAGTGCATGCTTACTGCTAATTTTCACCTAATTAATAATGAAAACATGCATTGACAGCTCAAATTGTGTGACGAATGTACAACAGTGGTGTACACGCGTCGCGTCCATCCGTGTGATGATGATGCAAATTGACAGCGCAGAAAATCATGGAGGTCAAACAAAAACGGCCGGGTTTGGGTGGCGCCCGTCTTGATTGATCCTTTGATCAGCGGTCCATGTTTACTCCTGGGCGGTGACGGTGTGACGCGGGATACAGATGCACCTGCAACCGATTCAACACCGTGTGTCGTCATGATctaatctatctatctatctacaTATCTCTACGATCTTTGggaaatttctcttttgtgtgcatATGCTCATCACTAATGGCATGGATTAATGGGGCTTCGTCTTTGagcgtcgccgtcgccctccctTTTTATACTCTTATCTCCTCGCCTTGGCCTCGCTTCACATCCTTACCTGTAGTTTTCCTCACTCCCTTGACCCCCGCCCGTCCCTAACTAAAGCCCACTAGCGGTAGTAATCCTTGTCAAGCCGGGTGACACCGCGGAGCGAGCGGAGGGAGAGCGGAGCATGGAGGCCATGGACGTCAAGTACCGGCCGGCCCTCTACCCCAACGGCTCCGTCAAGAAGCTCCGGCAGGCGGCGGCCGTgcagccgccggcgccgccggcggcggtggaggccgTGCCCACGTACAAGGAGTGCCTCAAGAACCACGCGGCGGCCATCGGCGCGCACGCCGTGGACGGCTGCGGCGAGTGGATGCCGGTGGTGGAGCTTAACACCGCCGACCCGGCCTCGTACAAGTGCGCGGCCTGCGGCTGCCACCGCAACTTCCACCGCCTCGTGATGGTGGAggggtcgccgccgcccccgcccccgcccccgccggccCTGCTGCCGGCGCCGCCCATGCCCATGCCCATGCCGGCCACCGTGCTCCATGGCCTGCCGCAGCGCGGGCACGGGCAGGAGACGCCGGATGACCGGCTCCCGGGCGTCGACGGCGACGACTCTGACTCCGACTCGGATGGCTCCGAGTACGACGACGAGCGCTCCGTCTCCCCGCCCCAGCACCCTCCACCCGCGCACCTTCCGGCTCCGGTGGCGCAGCAGCCGCCGTCGTACATCTCTTCTGCGCCACACCCACACATGCTGCTCTCTCTCAACTCCAGCGCGCCGGGGGCGCCGCAGGGCCAGAGCAGGCTCCCCGCccagctctcgccggcgacggcgccgccgccccacGGGATGATGCCGGCCAGGAAGCGATTCCGCACCAAGTTCACCGCGGAGCAGAAGCAGCGGATGCAGGAGCTGTCGGAGCGCCTGGGGTGGCGCCTCCAGAAGCGCGACGAGGGCGTGGTCGACGAGTGGTGCCGCGACATCGGCGTGAGCAAGGGCGTCTTCAAGGTCTGGATGCACAACAACAAGCACAACTACCTCGGCGGCCACAGCGCCCGCCGCAGCGCTTCAgccgcggcctcctccgccgcgaCCACCCCCACCGCCCCTGCCGCCGG
This genomic window contains:
- the LOC109731886 gene encoding zinc-finger homeodomain protein 9, translated to MEAMDVKYRPALYPNGSVKKLRQAAAVQPPAPPAAVEAVPTYKECLKNHAAAIGAHAVDGCGEWMPVVELNTADPASYKCAACGCHRNFHRLVMVEGSPPPPPPPPPALLPAPPMPMPMPATVLHGLPQRGHGQETPDDRLPGVDGDDSDSDSDGSEYDDERSVSPPQHPPPAHLPAPVAQQPPSYISSAPHPHMLLSLNSSAPGAPQGQSRLPAQLSPATAPPPHGMMPARKRFRTKFTAEQKQRMQELSERLGWRLQKRDEGVVDEWCRDIGVSKGVFKVWMHNNKHNYLGGHSARRSASAAASSAATTPTAPAAGGPFRLAPASPAPGAPFNPSASHSSPAPTATGFNMNGTASSASTATTTATPTPIFAAGRKLNGASSPQSA